One genomic window of uncultured Erythrobacter sp. includes the following:
- a CDS encoding Calx-beta domain-containing protein, protein MVAGTTSSVFINEIHYDNNSPTSDANEYVEIANPLGVDLTGWTVVFYNGSNGTSYNTLNLSGTGTIQGFPLPANGLQNGAPDGIALVDAMGNVVQFLSYEGSLTATDGPANGQTSTDIGVGEGPASASGTTTDTQSLQLQGTGNTAGDFMWVENIAQTQSAVNTGQTFTLPIVTVLDEGFETDGSVDTGSGVRYTFSSGQGNDGFSDFFTRTDGSDVDPSYAVTGQTGSFFFAAQDTDSVPGLSTDDEQSIFFTGLDITGLTNLMFSIDVAEDDSSDGNEDWDSTDFFQVFVTIDGGTSFQIFGIENDGVGTGSGSNGAPLLDTDLDGTGDGTQISANFATFAAAIAGSGSTLDIELRFHLDSGDEDLAIDQVTVTGEQGGTLPPPVVFINEINYALAGPDELFEFVEVVGEAGLEATGYIIVYYDGDTGAEYARSTLGLTPFTDQGDGFGTKSVGFPFDFLQDGAPDGIALVNPDGDVLQFLSYEGAFTAADGPAAGMMSTDIGVAETDPATPNQSLQLTGTGEGPDDFTWVTGTASQGAFNDGQSFGPPPEPGTLSIADAGVTEGDSGTTDLTFTVTRTGGTDGTVTVDFTTSLIPSQADASDFVANSGTLTFLDGETSQTITVQVNGDTDFEPTELFAVDLSNPTGGATIDDGSALGTIFADDANTTPQGPAEVFINEIHYDNSGADVGEGIEIAGPAGTDLSGWQLALYNGNGGVVYDTENLTGIIPDQDDGFGTLAFPISGIQNGPDAIALVDPSGNVVQFLSYEGTFEATNGPALGLTSEDIGVAEGGVPAGTSLQLGGTGNVADDFTWQASQTDNFGLVNTGQDFTPVNPNGALFIDDASVAEGDSGTAQITFNVFRVGGDTGAVSADFAVILGSEFSDADAADLSGATTGTVSFADGETFQTITIDVVGDTVGEPSEFFDVVLSNPTGGASIGAGTGVGTIVNDDPLNLEIGEIQSAGHTSLFVGNEVTTTGVVTAVASNGFYMQDPDGDGDSATSDGIFVFTGIAPTVVAGDGLTVVGTVSEFQGGGDPANLTITQLTDAAITVDSTGNALPDAIVIGPNGITPPTEVIEDDDFTSFDPLTDGIDFWESLEGMLVTIENPVSVDSTNGFGELWTVASDGAGNLSATNVSDEGLVVIEGGDGGLGEFDAGAGSDFNPERVQIDSAGPLNGVDVAIPDVTPGTLLNTVTGVVDYGFENYQVRPTTDVTVAQASTNIAETTALVPGAVNQLSLATYNVLNFDINEADGDTDIAEGRLAGIATDIGINLAAPDIVVLQEVQDDSGSATDGTVSAQMTLEALATEIFNQTGIQYSVFDNPFVVDGETGGQPGGNIRIAFLYRDDRVDLDEASAFTITDDTGAIDAAFANSRAPLGANFTFNGQTVTVIGNHFTSKIGSDSSFSAIQPPTNAGAVARAAQAAAVNAHIDELLAANPDAKIAVAGDFNEFQFEEPMEVLTGELDFDGATVSPGSETVLENLTFKLDEDDRFSVLFQGNAQALDHILATSNLADGAQIDAVHTNTPLGNPNSDHDPFLAVFNVGVQDIVGTNQFDDTLDGNDGEDDIDGLRGDDTINGNGGDDNIDGGRGEDTIDGGDGDDMIDAGADNDDVMGGAGDDMIDGGDGDDMLDGGDDNDKINGDRGNDMIMGGDGDDMLDGGLGDDILFGGEGNDMLIGGSQRDMLFGEGGDDNLDGGAREDELDGGTGMDTLTGGTQSDLFILHADQTAADADTITDFERNIDGIRIDGSMGRTITFVQAGPDVQILSDGVLVATVLNAAEADVQAASLIDGGGLTLQGTRGPDTLTGGAMDDIIFGDRGNDIIDGMGGDDTIDAGPGDDNVMGGAGEDTILGGDGADMISGGDNDDTITGDRGNDILSGDGGDDMITGGIGLDMLSGGAGMDMLSGGDQADLLDGGADNDTLDGGRSTDTLDGGTGMDMLTGGTQADLFILHADQTAADADTITDFERNLDTIRIDGAGGKAITFTQVGLDTEIAADGVLVATVLNATSADVLAQTSFDAPPASAMSQAAPSAVAQSIGSVAVMLSDVNDAAFVFNDAASAPVTTTGYSHTKVPLSDMFGAVPEPATGKFALDGIEAEDNPWIEHGSFGFEPIA, encoded by the coding sequence ATGGTCGCCGGCACAACTTCGTCCGTTTTCATCAACGAGATCCATTACGACAACAACAGCCCCACTTCAGACGCAAACGAATATGTCGAGATTGCCAATCCGCTTGGTGTCGATCTCACTGGTTGGACTGTGGTGTTTTACAACGGCAGCAATGGAACTTCCTACAACACGCTCAATCTGAGCGGCACGGGCACGATCCAGGGATTCCCGCTTCCGGCCAACGGTCTCCAGAATGGCGCGCCCGATGGCATCGCTTTGGTCGATGCGATGGGCAATGTCGTCCAGTTCCTGTCTTACGAGGGCAGCCTTACGGCGACCGATGGCCCCGCGAACGGTCAGACCAGCACCGATATCGGCGTGGGCGAAGGGCCGGCCTCAGCCAGCGGCACCACAACCGACACGCAATCGCTCCAGCTTCAGGGAACGGGCAACACCGCGGGTGACTTCATGTGGGTTGAAAACATCGCGCAAACGCAAAGCGCCGTGAACACCGGTCAAACCTTTACCTTGCCAATCGTGACAGTGCTTGACGAAGGGTTCGAGACCGACGGCAGCGTCGATACCGGCAGCGGCGTGCGTTACACATTCTCTTCTGGACAAGGGAACGACGGCTTCAGCGATTTCTTCACCCGAACCGATGGCAGCGACGTTGATCCGTCCTATGCGGTAACTGGTCAGACGGGCAGTTTCTTTTTCGCCGCGCAAGACACGGACTCGGTTCCAGGCCTTTCGACCGATGACGAACAGTCGATCTTCTTCACCGGCCTCGACATCACCGGTCTCACCAACCTGATGTTCTCGATCGATGTTGCGGAAGACGACAGCTCTGATGGCAATGAGGACTGGGATTCGACCGACTTCTTCCAGGTCTTTGTCACAATCGATGGTGGTACGTCGTTTCAGATCTTCGGCATCGAGAATGATGGTGTAGGAACCGGATCAGGCTCCAACGGCGCGCCGCTGCTCGACACCGATCTCGATGGAACCGGCGATGGAACACAGATCAGCGCGAACTTCGCCACCTTTGCCGCTGCGATAGCCGGGAGCGGATCGACGCTTGATATCGAACTTCGCTTCCATCTCGATTCCGGCGATGAAGATTTGGCGATCGATCAGGTCACCGTCACGGGCGAGCAAGGCGGAACACTGCCGCCTCCGGTCGTGTTCATCAACGAGATCAACTACGCGCTCGCAGGACCCGACGAACTGTTTGAATTCGTCGAAGTCGTAGGCGAGGCCGGGCTCGAAGCGACCGGCTACATCATCGTCTACTATGACGGCGATACCGGCGCAGAATATGCCCGCTCTACGCTTGGATTGACGCCATTCACCGATCAGGGCGATGGTTTCGGCACGAAAAGCGTCGGCTTCCCGTTTGATTTCCTGCAGGATGGCGCGCCTGACGGGATCGCGCTAGTCAATCCCGACGGCGATGTTCTGCAGTTCCTCTCTTACGAAGGTGCATTCACTGCCGCCGATGGCCCAGCCGCAGGCATGATGAGCACTGATATCGGTGTGGCCGAAACCGATCCGGCGACCCCCAACCAATCACTCCAACTAACCGGCACAGGCGAAGGTCCGGATGACTTCACTTGGGTGACTGGAACAGCAAGCCAGGGCGCCTTTAATGACGGTCAATCCTTCGGTCCGCCGCCAGAGCCAGGAACGCTGAGCATCGCCGATGCCGGTGTGACCGAAGGCGATAGTGGCACCACCGATCTGACATTCACTGTCACGCGCACTGGCGGCACTGACGGAACCGTCACGGTCGATTTCACCACTTCGCTCATCCCCAGTCAGGCCGATGCCAGCGATTTTGTTGCCAATTCGGGGACGCTGACTTTCCTTGATGGTGAGACCAGCCAGACCATCACGGTTCAGGTCAATGGTGACACAGATTTCGAACCGACTGAATTGTTCGCGGTTGACCTTTCAAACCCGACCGGCGGCGCGACAATCGACGATGGTTCAGCGCTTGGGACAATTTTCGCCGACGACGCCAACACCACTCCGCAAGGCCCCGCCGAAGTCTTCATCAACGAAATTCACTACGACAATTCCGGCGCTGATGTTGGCGAAGGGATCGAGATTGCAGGCCCTGCTGGCACCGACCTGAGCGGTTGGCAGCTTGCTCTTTACAACGGCAATGGCGGGGTTGTGTACGACACCGAGAACCTGACAGGGATCATTCCCGATCAGGATGACGGCTTTGGCACACTCGCTTTCCCGATCAGCGGTATCCAGAATGGGCCGGACGCGATTGCGTTGGTCGATCCCTCGGGCAATGTCGTCCAGTTCCTTTCCTACGAAGGCACATTCGAAGCGACGAACGGCCCAGCCTTGGGCCTGACAAGCGAGGACATTGGCGTAGCCGAAGGCGGCGTTCCAGCTGGCACCTCTTTGCAGCTTGGCGGTACGGGCAACGTCGCGGACGACTTTACGTGGCAGGCTTCGCAAACTGACAACTTTGGTCTGGTCAATACCGGCCAGGACTTCACGCCGGTCAATCCCAATGGTGCGCTGTTCATTGACGACGCAAGTGTGGCCGAAGGTGACAGCGGCACTGCGCAAATCACCTTCAACGTATTCCGTGTCGGCGGAGATACCGGTGCGGTGAGCGCCGATTTCGCCGTTATTCTCGGTAGTGAATTCTCTGACGCTGACGCTGCCGACTTGTCGGGTGCGACCACCGGAACGGTAAGCTTCGCAGACGGAGAGACCTTCCAGACCATAACCATCGACGTGGTCGGCGACACCGTAGGCGAGCCGAGCGAGTTCTTCGATGTAGTGCTTTCCAACCCGACTGGCGGTGCGAGCATCGGCGCCGGAACCGGCGTCGGGACAATCGTGAACGACGATCCGCTCAATCTCGAAATCGGGGAAATTCAGAGCGCAGGCCACACCTCACTGTTTGTCGGCAACGAAGTTACCACAACCGGTGTTGTCACAGCGGTCGCTTCCAATGGCTTCTACATGCAGGACCCGGATGGCGACGGCGATAGCGCGACCTCGGACGGTATCTTCGTATTCACCGGAATTGCCCCGACAGTCGTCGCTGGCGATGGTCTGACCGTTGTCGGAACCGTGAGCGAATTCCAGGGTGGCGGCGATCCGGCGAACCTGACAATCACACAGCTGACCGACGCTGCCATCACGGTCGATTCAACGGGCAACGCACTGCCCGATGCGATCGTCATCGGCCCCAACGGCATCACCCCGCCGACTGAAGTGATCGAAGATGATGACTTCACCAGCTTCGACCCGCTAACCGACGGCATCGATTTCTGGGAAAGCCTCGAAGGAATGCTGGTCACGATCGAGAATCCGGTCTCGGTCGATTCCACCAATGGCTTTGGCGAATTGTGGACCGTAGCGAGCGACGGCGCGGGCAATCTGTCCGCGACCAATGTGTCCGACGAAGGGCTGGTCGTGATCGAGGGCGGCGACGGTGGCCTGGGCGAGTTTGACGCTGGTGCTGGCTCGGACTTCAATCCCGAGAGAGTGCAGATCGATTCTGCTGGCCCCTTGAACGGCGTCGATGTTGCCATTCCGGATGTCACGCCCGGCACGCTGCTCAACACTGTGACCGGTGTGGTGGACTATGGCTTTGAGAACTATCAGGTCCGACCGACGACCGATGTAACGGTCGCGCAGGCGAGCACCAATATCGCGGAAACCACCGCTCTGGTGCCGGGCGCGGTCAACCAGCTTTCGCTCGCGACTTACAACGTGCTCAATTTCGATATCAACGAAGCGGATGGCGACACAGATATCGCCGAGGGACGGCTTGCCGGAATTGCCACCGACATTGGCATCAATCTCGCCGCGCCTGACATCGTTGTGCTGCAAGAGGTTCAGGACGACAGCGGGTCAGCCACTGACGGGACCGTCTCTGCGCAGATGACGCTTGAGGCTCTGGCGACCGAGATCTTCAACCAGACCGGCATCCAGTATTCCGTGTTCGACAATCCCTTTGTTGTCGATGGTGAGACAGGCGGACAACCGGGCGGGAACATCCGCATTGCCTTCCTCTATCGCGACGACCGGGTCGATCTTGACGAGGCGTCTGCCTTCACGATCACCGATGATACCGGCGCAATCGACGCAGCGTTTGCCAACTCACGTGCGCCGCTGGGGGCGAATTTCACCTTCAACGGCCAGACCGTGACGGTGATCGGCAACCACTTCACTTCGAAAATTGGTTCCGACAGCAGCTTCAGCGCGATCCAGCCGCCGACCAATGCTGGCGCGGTGGCGCGAGCGGCTCAGGCAGCTGCGGTGAATGCGCATATCGATGAGCTGCTAGCCGCCAATCCCGATGCCAAAATCGCAGTGGCAGGCGACTTCAACGAATTCCAGTTCGAAGAGCCGATGGAAGTGCTGACAGGCGAGCTCGATTTCGACGGTGCGACAGTCAGCCCCGGCAGCGAAACCGTGCTTGAGAACCTGACCTTTAAGCTCGACGAGGACGACCGCTTCAGCGTGCTGTTCCAAGGCAACGCGCAGGCGCTCGATCACATTCTGGCGACCAGCAATCTGGCCGACGGAGCGCAGATCGATGCGGTCCACACCAATACACCCCTCGGCAATCCGAACTCCGACCACGATCCCTTCCTCGCGGTGTTCAATGTCGGCGTGCAGGACATTGTCGGCACGAACCAGTTCGACGACACGCTTGATGGCAATGACGGTGAAGACGACATCGATGGCCTGCGCGGTGATGACACGATCAACGGCAATGGCGGCGACGACAACATTGATGGCGGCCGGGGCGAAGACACAATCGATGGCGGTGATGGTGACGACATGATCGATGCCGGTGCCGACAATGACGATGTCATGGGCGGCGCAGGTGATGACATGATCGACGGCGGCGACGGCGACGACATGCTCGATGGCGGCGACGACAATGACAAGATCAACGGCGATCGTGGCAACGATATGATCATGGGCGGCGACGGCGACGACATGCTCGACGGCGGGCTTGGCGACGACATCCTTTTTGGCGGCGAAGGCAACGATATGCTGATCGGCGGGTCGCAGCGCGACATGCTGTTCGGCGAAGGCGGCGACGACAACCTCGATGGCGGTGCACGCGAGGACGAGCTCGATGGCGGCACCGGCATGGACACGCTGACGGGCGGCACTCAGTCGGACCTGTTCATCCTTCATGCCGACCAGACAGCAGCCGACGCCGACACGATCACCGACTTCGAACGCAACATCGACGGCATCCGTATCGATGGTTCGATGGGGCGGACGATCACCTTCGTTCAGGCTGGTCCTGACGTGCAGATCCTGTCGGATGGCGTTCTGGTTGCGACCGTGCTGAACGCGGCAGAAGCCGATGTGCAGGCCGCTTCTCTCATCGACGGAGGGGGTCTCACACTTCAAGGGACTCGCGGGCCGGACACGCTCACTGGCGGCGCGATGGATGACATCATCTTTGGCGACCGCGGCAATGACATCATCGACGGTATGGGCGGCGACGATACGATCGATGCCGGTCCGGGCGACGACAATGTCATGGGCGGCGCGGGCGAAGACACGATCCTTGGCGGCGATGGAGCCGACATGATCAGTGGCGGCGACAATGACGACACCATCACCGGTGATCGCGGCAATGATATCCTCAGCGGCGATGGAGGTGACGACATGATCACCGGCGGGATCGGTCTTGATATGCTGAGCGGTGGAGCCGGAATGGATATGCTATCCGGCGGCGATCAGGCAGACTTGCTGGATGGCGGCGCTGACAACGACACGCTCGATGGTGGCCGGAGCACCGATACGCTCGATGGCGGCACCGGGATGGATATGCTGACCGGCGGCACGCAGGCGGACCTCTTTATTTTGCACGCCGATCAGACCGCTGCCGATGCAGACACAATCACCGATTTCGAGCGCAATCTCGATACGATCCGGATCGACGGTGCGGGCGGCAAAGCGATCACGTTTACGCAGGTTGGCCTTGATACCGAGATTGCCGCGGACGGTGTGCTGGTGGCGACGGTGCTCAATGCGACGAGCGCTGACGTGCTTGCGCAGACCAGTTTCGATGCGCCTCCGGCCTCGGCCATGTCGCAAGCGGCTCCTTCGGCGGTGGCGCAGTCGATCGGCAGCGTGGCGGTTATGTTGAGCGACGTGAATGACGCGGCCTTCGTGTTCAACGATGCAGCATCTGCGCCTGTGACCACCACAGGTTACAGCCACACCAAGGTGCCGCTGTCCGACATGTTTGGAGCGGTGCCAGAACCCGCGACAGGCAAGTTCGCTCTCGATGGGATTGAAGCGGAAGATAACCCGTGGATCGAACACGGTTCGTTCGGGTTCGAACCGATTGCGTGA
- a CDS encoding tryptophan halogenase family protein, protein MSDTRVQKLVIVGGGTAGWITAAAFAKLLGSNLEIELVESEAIGTVGVGEATIPQIIRLNGILGLDEADFLRSTYGTFKLGIEFHNWGRQGDRYLHTFGDTGLNLNSVPFHHYWRRHAAKNQGAPDLWHYSLHQHAAEAAKFAHMDKVGNTPMTGLAYAYHFDASLYAKYLRVYSEVRGVTRSEGIVENVARDGESGDITSITLQDGTSVAGDFFIDCTGFRALLLGQELGVEYQDWSKWLPCNRAQAVPSERLETLVPYTRATAHNAGWQWRIPLQHRTGNGHVYSSDFISDEEAGDILMANLPTKALADPRPIRFTTGRREQFWSHNCAAIGLSCGFLEPLESTSIHLIQAHVSRLIQLFPRGGGGTSERAEYNRRCAAEFEQIRDFLILHYHQTEREDSEFWRYCKHMEVPDSLTHKLELFASSGRLGRDVDDLFREASWVQVMLGQGVTPQSYDPMADQLSDAQLGEFLENLRRLIERTVGGLPTHEEYIAKHCAAPVETAVA, encoded by the coding sequence ATGAGCGACACACGCGTGCAGAAACTGGTGATTGTCGGCGGGGGAACCGCCGGATGGATCACGGCGGCGGCCTTTGCCAAGCTGCTCGGATCAAACCTCGAGATAGAGCTGGTCGAGTCCGAAGCCATCGGCACTGTCGGTGTCGGCGAAGCGACAATCCCGCAGATCATCCGGCTTAATGGCATCCTCGGCCTCGATGAGGCGGATTTTCTTCGCTCCACCTATGGCACGTTCAAGCTCGGTATCGAGTTCCACAATTGGGGTCGACAGGGCGACAGGTATCTGCACACGTTCGGCGACACCGGTCTGAACCTGAACAGCGTGCCGTTCCATCACTATTGGCGCCGCCATGCTGCGAAGAACCAGGGCGCGCCGGACCTATGGCATTATTCTCTGCACCAGCACGCCGCCGAAGCGGCGAAGTTCGCGCATATGGACAAGGTCGGTAACACCCCGATGACGGGTCTTGCCTATGCCTATCACTTCGACGCGAGCCTCTATGCCAAATATCTGCGGGTCTATTCCGAAGTGCGCGGCGTAACCCGCTCCGAAGGGATCGTCGAAAACGTCGCGCGCGATGGTGAGAGCGGCGATATCACCTCGATCACTTTGCAAGACGGCACGAGCGTTGCGGGTGATTTCTTCATCGACTGCACCGGCTTTCGCGCCTTGCTTCTGGGTCAGGAACTTGGGGTCGAATATCAGGACTGGTCGAAGTGGCTTCCCTGCAACCGTGCGCAAGCCGTGCCAAGCGAGCGGCTTGAAACGCTGGTGCCCTATACTCGCGCGACCGCGCACAATGCCGGGTGGCAATGGCGTATCCCGCTGCAGCACCGCACCGGCAACGGCCATGTCTATTCGAGCGACTTTATCTCGGATGAGGAAGCTGGCGACATATTGATGGCCAACCTGCCTACCAAGGCGCTCGCTGACCCCCGCCCGATCCGCTTCACGACTGGGCGCCGCGAACAGTTCTGGTCGCACAATTGCGCGGCGATTGGCCTGTCGTGCGGCTTTCTGGAGCCGCTGGAATCGACCTCGATCCATTTGATCCAGGCGCATGTCAGTCGCCTGATCCAGCTATTTCCGCGCGGCGGCGGTGGGACGTCCGAACGCGCCGAATACAATCGGCGCTGCGCGGCGGAGTTTGAACAGATCCGCGATTTTCTGATCTTGCACTACCACCAGACCGAGCGCGAAGACTCCGAATTCTGGCGCTATTGCAAACACATGGAAGTGCCCGACAGTCTGACGCACAAGCTTGAACTGTTCGCGTCCTCTGGCCGATTGGGCCGCGATGTCGATGACCTGTTCCGCGAGGCCAGCTGGGTACAGGTGATGCTGGGCCAGGGTGTGACCCCGCAGAGCTATGACCCGATGGCGGATCAACTTTCCGATGCGCAGCTCGGCGAATTCCTCGAAAACCTCCGCCGCCTGATCGAGCGGACGGTTGGTGGCTTGCCAACGCACGAAGAGTACATCGCCAAGCATTGCGCGGCGCCAGTTGAAACGGCGGTGGCATGA
- a CDS encoding HlyD family type I secretion periplasmic adaptor subunit, whose product MNAQLPITAAADVGDLAESYDARARKRTRTAMIAAGILALLVIVGGALVPIGGAVIATAEVAPETRVKRIAHPTGGVIAEILVRDGDAVKEGDLLLRLDTEVSAVSAEFSERSLAQLLAQRARLSAEIENRGSIRFPAELLSDDSDEARAAMAAEQRRFALNRSEQSSLRAQLGERVNQLGRQIDGYNAQISSLEQQQALIKPELEMLREMHDKGYVTIRRLNEMERTAIDLDGNIGALQANIAQSNAGIAQANEQRIQIGQTARADAGAELAQVEAAINEQRVASASAGDQFDRSEIRASYAGTVDKLAYSAVGEVVRPAETIVEIVPQDDALVFNGLVLPSDIDRVAVGQPARIRLSAFNQATTPELEGEVTFVSADPVTDDATGARLFRVRVVLDESSKDVTDRLELVSGMPAELFIETGSRSMLSFVTKPLVDQFARAFRN is encoded by the coding sequence GTGAACGCGCAGCTTCCTATTACCGCAGCAGCCGATGTTGGCGATTTGGCTGAGAGCTATGATGCACGGGCGCGCAAACGCACGCGCACTGCGATGATCGCCGCTGGCATTCTGGCGCTTCTGGTGATCGTGGGCGGAGCATTGGTGCCGATTGGCGGCGCGGTGATTGCCACGGCCGAAGTCGCACCTGAAACGCGGGTCAAACGGATTGCGCATCCGACCGGCGGGGTGATTGCAGAGATTCTGGTGCGCGATGGCGATGCTGTGAAAGAAGGCGATCTGCTGTTGCGGCTCGACACCGAAGTGAGCGCGGTCAGCGCGGAATTTTCGGAACGCTCGCTCGCGCAATTGCTGGCCCAGCGTGCACGCCTTTCGGCTGAAATCGAAAATCGCGGATCGATCCGGTTCCCCGCCGAGTTGCTAAGCGATGACAGCGATGAAGCGCGCGCGGCGATGGCGGCGGAACAGCGGCGCTTCGCGCTCAATCGGTCCGAGCAATCGAGCCTGCGCGCCCAGCTGGGCGAGCGGGTGAACCAGCTTGGCCGCCAGATCGATGGCTACAACGCGCAGATTTCTTCGCTCGAGCAGCAGCAGGCGCTGATCAAACCCGAGCTGGAGATGCTGCGCGAGATGCATGACAAGGGTTACGTCACCATCCGGCGTCTCAACGAGATGGAGCGCACGGCGATCGATCTCGATGGGAACATCGGCGCGCTGCAGGCCAATATCGCGCAGTCCAATGCCGGGATCGCGCAGGCGAATGAGCAACGCATCCAGATCGGCCAGACCGCGCGCGCCGATGCTGGTGCGGAGCTGGCGCAAGTCGAAGCCGCAATCAATGAACAGCGCGTCGCGAGTGCGAGTGCAGGCGATCAATTCGACCGGTCAGAGATCCGCGCCTCATACGCTGGAACTGTCGACAAGCTCGCCTACAGCGCGGTCGGTGAAGTCGTGCGGCCTGCCGAGACCATTGTCGAAATCGTGCCGCAGGACGATGCGCTCGTCTTCAATGGCCTGGTCTTGCCCAGCGATATCGATCGGGTCGCAGTCGGCCAGCCTGCCCGCATTAGGCTGTCGGCATTCAATCAGGCGACGACGCCAGAGCTGGAAGGCGAGGTGACCTTCGTCTCAGCCGACCCAGTGACCGATGACGCAACAGGGGCACGGTTGTTCCGGGTGCGAGTGGTGCTCGACGAAAGTTCAAAAGACGTGACCGACCGGCTTGAACTGGTGTCGGGCATGCCGGCCGAACTGTTTATTGAAACTGGCAGCCGCTCGATGCTTTCCTTCGTCACGAAGCCGCTGGTCGATCAGTTCGCTCGCGCGTTTCGCAACTAA
- a CDS encoding alpha/beta fold hydrolase, which produces MMSKLNRRRIIQLGCGGAALAALPSALWASSGIGRFLEYRDISAPGLPAQRLTIWLPPGYSEGTTRYRVLYMHDAQNLFDPALSNFNKVWAADTAMMRHAAESGEDPWIIVGIWSPGVDRYRQYLPLPAYEQVDGTLRAAMDDYARGAIVSHLYLQWITGALKPWLDSALRTKPEPQNTAIIGSSMGGLISLYAFLEYPEVFGRAGCVSTHWPAIAPQSVDATDPDLVAIWTGMLSDKLSEPCGRKLWFDHGTATLDAFYPPYQAAIDTHMSTTSWQRGRDWESRSYEGAEHEENAWAARLPEVLNWVFS; this is translated from the coding sequence ATGATGTCGAAACTGAACAGGCGCAGGATAATCCAGCTCGGATGCGGCGGAGCGGCGCTCGCGGCTTTGCCATCTGCTCTTTGGGCTTCGAGCGGAATCGGACGGTTCCTCGAATATCGCGACATAAGTGCGCCAGGCCTGCCCGCTCAGCGTCTCACGATCTGGCTGCCGCCGGGCTACAGTGAAGGCACAACACGATACCGCGTGCTCTATATGCATGACGCGCAGAACCTGTTCGATCCGGCGCTGTCGAACTTCAACAAGGTCTGGGCCGCCGACACAGCGATGATGCGTCACGCGGCCGAAAGCGGTGAAGATCCCTGGATCATCGTTGGTATCTGGTCGCCTGGTGTGGATCGGTATCGCCAGTATTTGCCTCTGCCCGCTTATGAACAAGTCGATGGCACGCTCCGCGCGGCGATGGATGATTACGCCCGTGGTGCGATCGTCTCGCACCTTTACCTTCAATGGATCACAGGCGCGCTCAAACCTTGGCTCGATAGCGCGCTGCGTACCAAGCCTGAACCGCAGAACACCGCTATCATCGGATCGAGCATGGGCGGGCTGATCAGCCTGTACGCCTTTCTCGAATACCCGGAGGTGTTCGGTCGCGCAGGTTGTGTAAGCACCCACTGGCCAGCAATTGCGCCGCAGAGCGTCGATGCGACCGATCCGGACCTTGTCGCGATCTGGACCGGGATGCTGTCGGACAAGCTCAGCGAACCGTGTGGGCGCAAACTGTGGTTCGACCACGGCACCGCCACTCTCGACGCGTTCTACCCGCCCTATCAGGCCGCCATCGACACGCATATGAGCACAACCAGTTGGCAACGGGGTCGGGATTGGGAAAGCCGCTCCTACGAAGGCGCAGAACACGAAGAAAACGCCTGGGCCGCGCGCTTGCCGGAAGTACTGAACTGGGTGTTCAGCTAG